One window from the genome of Pseudomonadota bacterium encodes:
- a CDS encoding outer membrane protein assembly factor BamE, with protein MKTALGLQTTTSLRLGICLLLGMIFLAGCTPARNTHGNLVSDVRYNQVRPYETTRYELRQIWGPPTAVAPFTGGDTWYYIGQKSEVMGIFKAEITDRRVIRVDFDTAGTVTEIAELDPGAGQEIDPVTRQTPTAGKEFTVLQQLVGNLGRFNKARTAGSGGP; from the coding sequence ATGAAAACAGCTTTAGGTCTTCAAACGACAACATCTTTGCGGCTGGGGATATGCCTGCTGCTGGGAATGATTTTTCTGGCCGGATGCACGCCTGCGCGCAATACGCATGGTAATCTGGTATCCGATGTACGCTATAATCAGGTGCGTCCTTATGAAACCACACGTTATGAACTGCGCCAGATATGGGGCCCGCCGACGGCTGTGGCGCCCTTTACCGGCGGGGATACCTGGTATTATATCGGGCAGAAAAGCGAAGTGATGGGTATTTTCAAGGCGGAGATTACTGACCGCCGCGTCATCCGCGTCGATTTTGACACTGCCGGAACCGTCACGGAAATTGCCGAGCTTGATCCCGGTGCAGGGCAGGAGATTGACCCCGTCACCCGTCAAACACCGACCGCAGGGAAAGAGTTTACGGTTTTGCAACAATTAGTTGGTAATCTGGGACGGTTCAATAAAGCCAGAACAGCCGGAAGCGGCGGCCCTTAA
- a CDS encoding glycine--tRNA ligase translates to MDDLVALCKRRGFVFRASEIYDGINGFWDYGPLGVALKNNLRDLWWQDMVIAPPIGPDGKVLDIVGLDSSIIQNPKAWEASGHVAGFNDPMADCKETKLRYRADHLFVCVFEEGDVWPAFMEGESEAAVQKRIHKLKLHGEFTRLPFTDKTVSENLSKVQGPDAKEPGTLTEPRSFNLMFKTFIGATATEDDVAYLRPETAQGIFLNYRNVLSSSRVKMPFGIAQIGKAFRNEVTPRNFIYRSREFEQMEMEWFCHPDDAKMWFDFWMEQRKAWWKKVGLRDENLLIRPHESDELSHYAKEGYGTVDVEYRFPFTAPGFGELEGVAHRCNFDLTEHQKHSGTKMEYVDPQEPDKRFIPHVIEPAAGLTRGVLAVLADAYTADPSRPSKMFMKFNPKLAPVKAAVLPLLSKDGLPEIAEKLYMSLRGKFMTELDIKQNIGKRYARQDEIGTPFCLTVDPETHDDQAVTVRHRDTMQQTRIGLDKVEAYLAEKLL, encoded by the coding sequence ATGGATGATCTGGTCGCACTGTGTAAACGGCGCGGCTTTGTTTTTCGGGCATCCGAAATTTATGACGGTATCAACGGTTTTTGGGATTACGGTCCGCTGGGCGTGGCGCTGAAGAACAATCTGCGTGATTTGTGGTGGCAGGATATGGTCATCGCGCCGCCGATCGGTCCTGACGGCAAAGTGCTGGATATAGTCGGCCTTGACAGTTCCATCATTCAAAACCCGAAAGCCTGGGAAGCCTCGGGGCATGTCGCAGGTTTTAATGACCCGATGGCGGATTGTAAGGAAACGAAGCTGCGTTACCGCGCCGACCATCTGTTTGTCTGCGTTTTTGAAGAGGGCGATGTCTGGCCCGCCTTTATGGAAGGTGAAAGCGAAGCGGCGGTACAAAAACGCATTCATAAGCTGAAACTGCATGGCGAATTCACACGTTTGCCGTTTACGGACAAGACGGTTTCCGAGAACCTGTCCAAAGTGCAGGGACCTGATGCGAAAGAGCCCGGCACACTGACCGAACCGCGCAGCTTTAACCTGATGTTCAAAACCTTTATCGGTGCAACGGCGACGGAAGACGATGTTGCCTATCTGCGTCCTGAAACGGCGCAGGGTATCTTTTTGAATTACCGCAATGTGCTGTCCTCCTCACGTGTGAAAATGCCCTTTGGTATTGCGCAGATCGGGAAGGCCTTCCGTAACGAGGTCACGCCGCGCAATTTTATCTATCGCAGCCGCGAATTCGAACAAATGGAAATGGAATGGTTCTGCCATCCGGATGATGCGAAAATGTGGTTTGATTTCTGGATGGAGCAGCGCAAGGCATGGTGGAAAAAAGTCGGCTTGCGCGATGAAAATCTGCTGATCCGTCCGCATGAGTCGGATGAATTGTCGCATTACGCGAAAGAAGGTTACGGTACGGTGGATGTGGAATACCGTTTCCCCTTTACGGCACCGGGATTTGGCGAGCTGGAAGGTGTTGCGCACCGCTGTAATTTTGACCTGACGGAACATCAGAAACATTCCGGCACGAAGATGGAATATGTTGATCCGCAGGAGCCTGACAAGCGCTTTATCCCGCATGTGATCGAGCCTGCGGCCGGTCTGACGCGCGGCGTTCTGGCCGTGCTGGCGGATGCCTATACCGCTGACCCGTCGCGGCCCAGCAAAATGTTTATGAAATTTAATCCGAAACTTGCGCCTGTCAAAGCGGCGGTTCTGCCGCTGCTGAGTAAAGACGGGCTTCCTGAAATTGCTGAAAAGCTTTATATGTCGCTGCGCGGGAAATTCATGACCGAGCTCGATATCAAGCAGAATATCGGCAAGCGCTATGCGCGTCAGGATGAAATCGGAACACCTTTCTGCCTGACCGTTGATCCGGAAACGCATGACGATCAGGCTGTCACTGTGCGCCACCGCGACACGATGCAACAAACCCGCATCGGGCTCGATAAGGTGGAGGCATATCTTGCGGAAAAACTGCTTTAG
- a CDS encoding site-specific DNA-methyltransferase, producing the protein MTKSKNIPLKKNTIYQGSCAEIMNALPKGSVDMIFADPPYNLQLSGELHRPDNSHVDGVTEEWDQFESLKSYDDFTREWLSAARQSLKDDGTLWVIGSYHNIYRVGAILQDLGFWILNDVVWCKNNPMPNFRGRRFTNAHETMIWASKSKDAKYCFNYDAMKSLNDDLQMRSDWNLPICNGGERLKDDDGKKAHPTQKPESLLYRVILSSTEIGDTVLDPFFGTGTTGAVAKKLGRNYVGIERETPYIKAAEKRLAAITAGEDAEILQTPEKRKQPRIPFGQLLEEGLLEPGAILFDHSRKHSAKVHADGNLIAEGKRGSIHKLGATLQDAPSCNGWTYWHYQDGGKTRPIDDLRQELRTRLFSPADNPTQRH; encoded by the coding sequence ATGACAAAATCTAAAAACATTCCATTGAAAAAGAACACGATTTATCAGGGCTCATGCGCCGAGATCATGAACGCCTTGCCGAAAGGCAGCGTTGATATGATTTTCGCCGACCCGCCCTATAATCTGCAACTGTCCGGTGAGCTGCACCGTCCCGACAACAGCCATGTTGACGGCGTGACAGAAGAATGGGACCAGTTCGAAAGCCTGAAGTCCTATGATGACTTTACGCGTGAATGGCTCAGCGCCGCACGGCAATCGCTGAAAGATGACGGCACGCTTTGGGTTATCGGCAGCTATCACAATATTTACCGCGTCGGGGCGATTTTGCAGGATCTGGGCTTCTGGATTTTGAACGATGTCGTCTGGTGCAAGAACAACCCGATGCCGAATTTCCGCGGTCGCCGCTTTACCAATGCCCATGAAACCATGATCTGGGCGAGTAAATCGAAAGACGCGAAATACTGCTTTAACTATGACGCGATGAAAAGCCTGAATGATGATCTGCAAATGCGCAGTGACTGGAATTTGCCGATCTGCAATGGCGGCGAAAGGCTGAAAGATGATGACGGCAAAAAGGCGCATCCGACGCAAAAGCCTGAATCCCTGCTCTACCGCGTCATTTTGTCCTCGACCGAAATCGGCGACACGGTGCTTGATCCCTTCTTCGGCACCGGCACAACGGGCGCGGTTGCCAAAAAGCTGGGCCGCAACTATGTCGGGATCGAGCGCGAAACACCTTACATCAAAGCCGCAGAAAAGCGCCTTGCCGCGATTACCGCCGGTGAAGATGCCGAAATTCTGCAAACGCCGGAAAAACGCAAACAGCCACGCATTCCTTTCGGGCAGCTTTTGGAAGAAGGCTTGCTGGAACCCGGTGCCATTCTGTTTGACCACAGCCGCAAGCACAGCGCCAAGGTTCATGCCGACGGCAATCTGATTGCCGAAGGCAAGCGCGGTTCCATCCACAAGCTGGGCGCAACGCTGCAAGATGCACCGTCCTGCAACGGCTGGACATATTGGCATTATCAAGACGGCGGTAAGACCCGCCCCATCGACGACCTAAGGCAGGAACTGCGCACGCGGCTTTTCTCCCCTGCCGACAATCCGACACAAAGACATTAA
- the pepN gene encoding aminopeptidase N, with protein MANDFLFDPDSNALDRLDYRPPEYLIDETDLHFDLHETETRVKSKLTVRRNPDAPEGGPLMLNGEDLKLVSVKLNGKNLDRGDFEVTDKHLIIKRPPEQPFTLEIENEINPKENTMLSGLYIPEQEEIFCTQCEAQGFRRITYYLDRPDVLSTFHVTVEADKEKYPLLMSNGNGDPTKTTDLGNGRHEISWDDPHKKPAYLFALVAGDLPYIEDKFVTRSGREVELRIFAPEGYEDKIDWAMESIKKSMKWDEDTYDREYDLDVFHIVATTSFNAGAMENKGLNIFNISLLAGDEETATDDRLIAIEAVIGHEYFHNWSGDRVTLRDWFELTLKEGLTVLRDRQFTADMHSQAIKDIEDATDLKARQFIEDAGPTAHPIRPDHVAEFDNIYTGTIYEKGSHVLGMLRTLLGTDTWREAMNEYFDRFDGQAVTCDDFVDVMQEVSGLDLSHFRKWYSQAGTPELRYSGEYDAASKTYRLTLEQETKPTSEQAEKEAMYMPISVGLIGQDGKDIPLTLKGDTEAGSTTRVLHLKKDKQVFEFTGVEGPVVPSILRGFSAPVKVMTKASEDELVFRMKHDSDGYNRFDAAQEYMAKVVLDMAKDIEAGNEAKAPTKLLNAVGHVLATDAKSGDKAFVAKMLELPSYSILVQSLDVVNPDALLDAADKLKEQILDAHQGDMAMLYSATISPPGEKYEVTPAQVGRRALHNLTLDYLAADKSDEATKIAKLQYDQATNMTERLGALTALSELDKPETQAALDNFYDRYKSNTNIVDSWLGVQARMDSGDGLERVKKLTEHEAFSWKVPNKVRSLVGAFAAGNPRHFHRKDGEGYKFLADAVIKLNTINPRVGAGLVKPLLEFKRYDKDRQKLMLEQLDRVKATPKLDKGIRELVDKALATRDGAAAKGNEPKPSGGTLAA; from the coding sequence ATGGCGAACGACTTTCTTTTTGATCCGGATTCAAACGCACTTGATCGTCTGGACTATCGTCCGCCGGAATATCTGATCGACGAAACGGATTTGCATTTCGACCTGCATGAAACCGAAACACGGGTGAAGTCGAAATTGACGGTACGCCGCAATCCTGATGCGCCCGAAGGCGGTCCGCTGATGCTGAACGGCGAGGATTTGAAACTGGTCTCCGTCAAGCTTAACGGCAAGAATCTTGACCGCGGCGATTTTGAAGTCACGGATAAACATCTGATTATCAAACGCCCGCCGGAGCAGCCTTTCACGCTGGAAATCGAAAACGAGATTAATCCGAAAGAAAACACGATGCTTTCCGGTCTTTATATTCCGGAGCAGGAGGAGATTTTCTGCACCCAGTGTGAGGCGCAGGGCTTCCGCCGCATTACCTATTATCTGGATCGTCCGGATGTGTTGTCCACCTTCCATGTCACGGTCGAGGCGGATAAGGAAAAATATCCGCTGCTGATGTCAAACGGTAACGGCGACCCGACCAAAACCACCGATCTGGGTAATGGCCGCCATGAAATCAGCTGGGATGACCCGCATAAAAAACCGGCCTATCTTTTCGCACTGGTTGCCGGAGATTTGCCTTATATCGAGGATAAATTCGTGACGCGCTCGGGCCGCGAGGTTGAGCTGCGTATTTTCGCGCCGGAAGGTTATGAAGATAAAATCGACTGGGCGATGGAATCGATCAAAAAATCGATGAAATGGGATGAAGACACCTATGACCGCGAATATGATCTGGATGTTTTCCACATTGTCGCTACGACCAGCTTTAACGCCGGGGCGATGGAAAACAAGGGTCTGAACATCTTTAATATCAGCCTGCTGGCAGGGGATGAGGAAACCGCGACGGATGACCGTCTGATTGCGATCGAGGCCGTGATCGGCCACGAATATTTCCACAACTGGTCGGGTGACCGCGTTACGCTGCGTGACTGGTTCGAGCTGACGCTGAAAGAAGGCCTGACCGTTCTGCGTGACCGCCAGTTCACGGCGGATATGCATTCGCAGGCGATTAAGGATATCGAAGATGCCACTGACCTGAAAGCACGGCAGTTTATCGAAGATGCCGGCCCGACGGCGCATCCGATCCGTCCCGATCATGTTGCCGAATTTGACAATATCTATACCGGCACGATTTACGAGAAAGGCTCGCATGTGCTGGGTATGCTGCGCACGCTGCTGGGCACGGATACGTGGCGCGAGGCGATGAACGAATATTTCGACCGCTTTGACGGGCAGGCCGTGACCTGTGACGATTTCGTCGATGTGATGCAGGAGGTCTCCGGCCTTGATCTGTCGCATTTCCGCAAATGGTATTCGCAAGCGGGTACGCCGGAACTGCGCTATAGCGGTGAATATGACGCGGCAAGCAAAACATACCGCCTGACATTGGAGCAGGAAACCAAGCCGACCTCTGAGCAGGCGGAGAAAGAGGCAATGTATATGCCGATTTCCGTCGGTCTGATCGGTCAGGACGGCAAGGATATTCCGCTGACGCTGAAAGGCGATACGGAAGCAGGGTCGACAACACGGGTTCTGCATCTGAAAAAGGACAAGCAGGTCTTTGAATTTACAGGCGTTGAAGGGCCGGTTGTTCCCTCCATCCTGCGCGGTTTCTCCGCACCGGTCAAAGTCATGACCAAAGCCAGCGAGGACGAGCTTGTCTTCCGCATGAAGCATGACAGCGACGGCTATAACCGTTTTGATGCGGCGCAGGAATATATGGCCAAAGTCGTGCTGGATATGGCGAAAGATATCGAGGCCGGTAATGAGGCGAAAGCGCCGACCAAACTGCTGAATGCCGTTGGTCATGTGCTGGCGACGGATGCGAAATCCGGCGATAAGGCCTTTGTGGCGAAAATGCTGGAACTGCCGTCCTACAGCATCCTTGTGCAAAGTCTGGATGTCGTGAATCCCGATGCGCTGCTGGATGCGGCGGATAAGCTGAAAGAGCAGATTCTGGATGCGCATCAGGGCGATATGGCGATGCTTTACAGCGCGACAATCTCCCCGCCGGGCGAGAAATACGAAGTTACGCCCGCGCAAGTCGGACGCCGCGCTCTGCACAATCTGACGCTGGATTATCTGGCGGCGGATAAATCCGATGAGGCAACGAAAATTGCCAAACTGCAATATGATCAGGCAACCAATATGACGGAACGTCTCGGCGCATTGACGGCGCTGTCCGAGCTGGACAAGCCGGAAACGCAGGCGGCGCTGGATAATTTCTATGACCGTTATAAAAGCAACACCAATATCGTCGATAGCTGGCTGGGCGTACAGGCCCGTATGGACAGCGGCGACGGTCTGGAACGCGTCAAGAAACTGACGGAACATGAAGCCTTTAGCTGGAAAGTGCCGAATAAGGTACGGTCGCTGGTCGGTGCCTTTGCCGCCGGTAATCCGCGCCATTTCCACCGTAAAGACGGGGAAGGCTACAAATTCCTTGCCGATGCGGTGATCAAGCTGAACACCATCAATCCGCGCGTCGGTGCGGGGCTGGTCAAGCCGCTCTTGGAATTCAAACGCTACGACAAAGACCGCCAGAAATTGATGCTGGAGCAGCTCGACCGCGTCAAAGCCACGCCGAAGCTGGACAAAGGTATCCGCGAACTGGTGGACAAAGCGCTGGCAACACGTGACGGCGCTGCGGCAAAAGGCAATGAGCCGAAACCCTCCGGCGGCACACTGGCAGCCTAA
- a CDS encoding LPS-assembly protein LptD: MHLKNLLNIGVFFLACLAVAVWPALARAAPSEVDDPVNLSAKTLVHNNNTQQIVADGAVEMVQDGRILRADRIIFDLHEDLAYAMGNVVLLDKNGDVYFAEEMELKGDLREGFVKGLRAMLSDGSNFRAEKAQRVDSRKISMENAFYTPCKLCADDPDKDPLWQIRADKVVYDEAEKDISYRNARLEILGLPIMYTPIFSHPDPRQKQKSGFLRPKLGWTSDLGVFMRGSYYWGFSRNKDATLSVQPTSLNGVLTEAQYRQHFHNGFIELNGGVAVNSDRTEESGIVEPGKERAYVFANGRFDHSRTWRSGFDLNRTSDKGYLRLYDISKENVLESQIFAERFSNRNYTRIEAVSFQDVRLGNRLKQPEILPLVQHRVYGAPGSLLGGRWTLGLNAAGLHRQTSQQDTLRGSIDTGWERQFVSRGGLKTVVDAHIRGDAYHIRDSVVPGETTGSDYRFFPYLHTKTSYPLVKPLKRSSLIIEPMASLTLAHEVNDDPIVPNEDSIDVQLDSGNLFDAVRFPGLDRVEDRSHAAYGIKTGIHGHKGRKAEVFVGQSVQLDHDPMLFPTGSGLEDEYSDLVSAVNVDLGQHFIVNYKAQFDDSNLKPRRHEVQMSGNLGNNGALDYDARYVFATPVAGTGFLESREQVQFGAGYQINDTWRTDMSSLTDLGTEPGFRRGTLGLHYTDECFSFSIIGQKNLIDRASGENDTTILFRIGLKHLGEFSTPEILLEKAPQDGSN; the protein is encoded by the coding sequence ATGCATCTGAAAAACCTGTTGAATATCGGTGTATTTTTTCTGGCCTGTCTGGCGGTTGCTGTCTGGCCGGCTCTGGCGCGTGCGGCACCGTCCGAGGTTGATGATCCCGTCAATCTGTCTGCCAAAACCCTTGTGCACAATAACAACACCCAGCAGATCGTGGCTGACGGTGCCGTCGAAATGGTGCAGGACGGGCGCATTTTGCGTGCCGACCGGATTATTTTTGATCTGCATGAAGATCTGGCCTATGCGATGGGGAATGTCGTACTTTTGGATAAAAACGGCGATGTGTATTTTGCCGAGGAAATGGAGCTGAAAGGTGATTTGCGTGAAGGCTTTGTGAAAGGGCTGCGCGCGATGTTGTCGGATGGCTCGAATTTCCGTGCTGAAAAGGCGCAACGTGTTGATTCCCGCAAGATCAGCATGGAAAACGCTTTTTACACGCCCTGTAAATTATGCGCGGATGATCCGGATAAAGACCCGCTGTGGCAGATTCGTGCCGATAAAGTTGTCTATGATGAAGCGGAAAAGGATATTTCCTACCGTAATGCGCGATTGGAAATTCTGGGGCTGCCGATCATGTATACGCCGATTTTCTCTCATCCCGATCCGCGCCAAAAGCAGAAGTCAGGATTTCTGCGTCCGAAACTCGGCTGGACATCCGATCTGGGTGTTTTTATGCGCGGCAGTTATTACTGGGGATTTTCGCGGAACAAGGATGCAACCTTGTCTGTCCAGCCGACAAGTCTGAACGGGGTCTTGACCGAAGCGCAATACCGCCAGCATTTTCACAACGGCTTTATCGAGCTGAATGGCGGTGTGGCGGTAAATTCCGACCGCACGGAGGAAAGCGGTATTGTTGAGCCTGGAAAGGAGCGCGCCTATGTCTTTGCCAATGGACGCTTTGACCACAGCCGGACATGGCGCAGCGGTTTTGATCTGAACCGGACCAGTGATAAAGGGTATTTGCGTCTTTATGATATCAGCAAAGAAAATGTTCTTGAAAGTCAGATATTTGCGGAGCGTTTTTCAAACCGTAATTACACGCGGATTGAAGCGGTCAGCTTTCAGGATGTGCGTCTTGGCAACCGTTTGAAACAGCCGGAAATTCTGCCGCTGGTGCAGCACCGTGTGTATGGCGCGCCGGGAAGTTTGCTGGGCGGGCGCTGGACGCTGGGCCTGAACGCGGCGGGGCTGCACCGGCAGACATCACAGCAGGACACGCTGCGCGGTTCCATTGATACCGGATGGGAGCGGCAATTTGTCAGCAGGGGCGGGCTGAAAACTGTTGTGGATGCGCATATCCGCGGTGATGCCTACCATATACGTGACAGCGTTGTGCCGGGCGAAACAACAGGATCTGATTACCGCTTTTTTCCTTATCTGCATACCAAAACGAGTTACCCGCTGGTGAAACCTCTGAAACGCAGCAGCCTGATTATTGAGCCGATGGCATCACTGACGCTGGCGCATGAGGTGAATGATGATCCGATTGTGCCCAATGAGGACAGCATTGATGTACAGCTGGACAGCGGTAATCTGTTTGATGCGGTGCGTTTCCCCGGACTGGACCGTGTCGAGGACCGCAGCCATGCAGCTTACGGGATCAAAACGGGCATACATGGTCATAAAGGGCGCAAGGCAGAAGTCTTCGTCGGGCAAAGTGTCCAGCTTGACCATGACCCGATGTTGTTTCCGACGGGGTCGGGTCTGGAAGATGAGTATTCCGATCTGGTGAGTGCGGTGAATGTTGATCTGGGGCAGCATTTTATTGTGAACTACAAGGCGCAATTTGATGACAGCAATCTGAAGCCGCGCCGCCATGAGGTGCAGATGTCCGGTAATCTGGGCAATAACGGTGCGCTGGATTATGATGCCCGCTATGTCTTTGCGACGCCGGTTGCGGGGACGGGCTTTCTGGAATCGCGGGAGCAGGTGCAGTTTGGTGCGGGGTATCAGATCAATGATACATGGCGTACGGATATGAGCTCTTTGACCGATCTGGGAACCGAGCCGGGCTTCCGCCGCGGTACGCTGGGACTACATTATACGGATGAATGTTTCTCCTTCTCCATCATCGGCCAGAAAAACCTGATTGACCGCGCCAGCGGTGAAAACGATACCACGATCCTGTTTCGCATCGGCTTGAAACATCTGGGAGAATTCAGCACACCGGAAATTCTGCTGGAAAAAGCACCGCAGGACGGTAGTAATTAA
- a CDS encoding ubiquinol-cytochrome C chaperone, which produces MFAKLRNRKNAADPASVQLLYHEIVETARRPEFYRDWQVPDTVEGRFEMLVLHIFFVLRRLQEEKTANGTEDPQAADFSQRLFDHMFLDMDHSLREQGVGDLGVPKRIRKMAKAFYGRVFAYENGLKDGTLAAALHRNVYDGVDVEKKSSAALARYAEKQYRHIMAQSAQDLMQGKIDWL; this is translated from the coding sequence ATGTTTGCAAAACTCCGCAACAGGAAAAACGCCGCAGACCCGGCCTCAGTACAGCTTCTTTACCATGAGATTGTTGAGACCGCGCGCCGCCCCGAATTTTACCGCGACTGGCAGGTGCCGGATACGGTGGAAGGACGTTTCGAAATGCTGGTACTGCATATCTTCTTTGTCCTGCGCCGCCTGCAGGAAGAAAAAACCGCCAATGGCACGGAAGACCCGCAAGCCGCCGATTTTTCACAAAGACTGTTTGATCACATGTTTCTTGATATGGACCACTCGCTGCGGGAACAGGGTGTCGGCGACCTGGGCGTCCCCAAACGCATCCGCAAAATGGCCAAAGCCTTTTACGGGCGCGTTTTCGCTTATGAGAACGGGTTGAAAGACGGCACACTGGCCGCGGCCTTGCACCGCAACGTCTATGACGGCGTCGATGTGGAAAAAAAATCTTCTGCCGCCCTCGCCCGTTATGCCGAAAAGCAGTACCGGCACATCATGGCGCAATCCGCACAGGATCTGATGCAAGGTAAAATCGACTGGCTTTAA